One Coffea arabica cultivar ET-39 chromosome 5e, Coffea Arabica ET-39 HiFi, whole genome shotgun sequence DNA segment encodes these proteins:
- the LOC113743695 gene encoding syntaxin-124-like, producing the protein MNDLFSHSFKKYQDIKRQVIDDLEAGSPSGNDDSNLNKFFDDVENVKKDMEDVEKLYKRLQESNEESKTVHNAKTMKELRSRMDSDVCQVLKRVKIIKGKLEALDRSNQANRKVPGCGPGSSTDRTRTSVVSGLGKKLKDLMDDFQGLRAKMNAEYKETVGRRYFTVTGEKANDDLIENLISSGESETFLQKAIQEQGRGQILDTISEIQERHDSVKEIEKNLIELHQIFLDMAALVEAQGQQLNDIESHVAHASSFVRRGTEQLQEAREYQKSSRKCTCIAIGLGIVLILVVLFPLWSNFLLMNM; encoded by the coding sequence ATGAATGATCTATTCTCCCATTCCTTTAAAAAGTATCAGGACATCAAACGTCAGGTCATTGACGATCTTGAGGCTGGTAGCCCGTCTGGAAATGATGATAGTAATCTCAATAAATTTTTTGACGATGTAGAGAATGTCAAGAAAGACATGGAAGATGTCGAGAAACTCTACAAGAGATTGCAAGAATCAAATGAAGAGAGCAAAACGGTACACAATGCAAAAACCATGAAAGAGCTCAGGTCTAGGATGGACTCAGATGTCTGTCAGGTTCTAAAACGAGTAAAGATTATTAAAGGAAAGCTTGAGGCTCTCGATAGGTCTAATCAAGCTAATCGAAAGGTTCCAGGATGCGGTCCAGGGTCCTCTACTGATAGGACTAGAACTTCTGTTGTCAGCGGCTTAGGCAAAAAGCTGAaggatttgatggatgattttcaAGGGTTGAGGGCTAAAATGAATGCTGAGTACAAAGAAACAGTAGGAAGAAGATATTTTACAGTAACAGGGGAGAAAGCAAACGATGATCTCATTGAGAATTTGATTTCAAGCGGTGAAAGTGAGACATTCCTTCAGAAGGCAATTCAGGAACAAGGAAGAGGCCAGATTCTGGATACAATTTCTGAGATCCAAGAAAGGCATGATTCTGTCAAGGAGATTGAAAAGAATTTGATTGAACTCCACCAGATTTTCTTGGACATGGCTGCGCTTGTTGAAGCACAAGGGCAACAGCTGAATGACATTGAAAGTCATGTAGCACATGCTAGTTCATTCGTTAGGCGAGGCACTGAACAACTTCAGGAAGCTAGGGAATACCAGAAAAGCTCAAGAAAATGTACATGCATTGCCATTGGTCTTGGAATTGTTCTCATCCTCGTTGTTCTCTTTCCactttggtcaaattttttgtTGATGAATATGTAG
- the LOC113688466 gene encoding uncharacterized protein, whose protein sequence is MASSIASMAARRAAILTTRFASPPSSASQAASLVHRRGLASAADHHGPAKVDFWKDPMNPSKWKEEHLVIICWTGWGLLFTTAYKFATGGKKKEEGNVVEASK, encoded by the exons ATGGCGTCTTCAATAGCTTCAATGGCGGCTCGACGAGCGGCAATCCTGACAACTCGGTTCGCTTCTCCTCCCAGCTCGGCCTCGCAAGCGGCTTCTCTCGTCCACCGCCGTGGCCTCGCCTCCGCCGCCG ATCATCATGGACCTGCGAAGGTGGACTTTTGGAAAGATCCAATGAATCCGTCTAAGTGGAAAGAAGAGCAT cttgtgattatttgttggACTGGCTGGGGTTTGCTTTTCACCACGGCTTACAAGTTTGCCACTGGAGGCAAAAAGAAGGAGGAAGGG AATGTAGTCGAAGCTTCAAAGTAG
- the LOC113688465 gene encoding uncharacterized protein, with translation MGGLMKVYHHGHGTSNRGQPYGLMLLIAFGAAIIGVMVVHKFRERRIFNLLLTEKDRELTALQLLLQKEREHARQTKLKLEEMKAKVNTLRTQKRGLDGKIMEMRSTISSLREEQRTIELVLEEKQNEIKLIRGRETYVSNDNPQLKALSQMAKQKESGVEELKNHLEAPVRIWSVSTDDPSNASINLQTKTSLTERDQANANDGKQVSAMMNESTNHEVADSSTEQAESGRSKAVISENEEQTTPSEDGMENGETNVASREEIGEQSHKVDDSEESMSEDRSTPAGERTDGDAGKNINTKSQSGEALVVPENNDIARTEAVGNHDAEVQGASDDMNEMQTTQSKVLQTSGDGLAGKIVNAQGAENQDAVITYKGGMKLEMPDQPQIWQNRLERDRYLKKTKRKWLNKIHGSKGSTGNSVSKEAAVIKDKSFIQGALESERDGYNENLTVVTESSSVYHDKKISDDLQTGENSKMEANENVLEHGELQEDLDPKKAENNTEEGKDGPKGTRLLKQEKHQEDRNITTHLMAEKWQTLNNTSISTELENIPLEDTPTSTTIHIEEATSSKAKHQEQPYLEESEQQAVELHRPEERIDAHKDEVSEQTETDNNDKELDNPEMENLKETESESDASRESLSNFETDGELNSDRSNEPEY, from the exons ATGGGGGGACTGATGAAGGTGTATCATCATGGACATGGTACCAGCAATAGAGGGCAGCCTTATGGCTTAATGCTTCTGATAGCATTTGGAGCTGCCATTATTGGAGTTATGGTGGTGCACAAGTTCAGAGAGAGACGAATTTTCAACCTTCTTCTCACAGAAAAAGACCGTGAACTCACAGCTCTTCAGCTTCTACTGCAG AAGGAAAGAGAACATGCCAGACAAACTAAATTGAAACTTGAAGAGATGAAAGCCAAAGTAAATACTCTTCGAACTCAAAAAAGGGGACTTGATGGTAAGATCATGGAGATGCGATCTACAATCTCTTCCCTTAGAGAAGAACAAAGGACAATTGAGTTGGTACTCGAGGAAAAGCAAAATGAGATCAAACTAATCAGAGGAAGAGAGACATATGTCAGCAATGATAACCCTCAACTTAAAGCCCTATCACAGATGGCAAAGCAGAAAGAATCGGGAGTTGAGGAGTTGAAGAACCATCTTGAAGCTCCTGTCAGGATCTGGTCGGTGAGCACAGACGATCCATCAAATGCATCTATAAATCTGCAAACCAAGACAAGTTTGACAGAAAGGGATCAAGCAAATGCTAATGATGGAAAGCAAGTTAGTGCCATGATGAATGAATCCACAAACCATGAAGTTGCAGACAGCTCAACAGAACAAGCAGAGAGCGGCAGAAGCAAAGCTGTGATCAGTGAAAATGAAGAACAAACAACACCAAGTGAAGATGGAATGGAGAATGGAGAAACTAATGTTGCAAGCAGAGAAGAGATTGGAGAACAGAGTCATAAAGTGGATGATTCAGAAGAAAGTATGTCGGAAGATAGAAGCACCCCTGCTGGGGAAAGAACTGATGGAGATGCAGGTAAGAACATCAATACTAAGTCTCAAAGTGGGGAAGCTTTAGTAGTGCCAGAAAATAATGACATTGCAAGGACTGAGGCTGTTGGGAACCATGATGCTGAAGTGCAAGGGGCCTCAGATGatatgaatgaaatgcaaactACTCAGAGTAAAGTGCTTCAAACATCAGGGGATGGTCTTGCAGGGAAAATAGTTAATGCCCAAGGTGCTGAAAATCAAGATGCTGTGATTACTTACAAGGGCGGAATGAAGTTAGAAATGCCAGACCAACCCCAGATTTGGCAAAATAGGCTGGAAAGAGATCGCTATTTAAAGAAGACTAAAAGAAAATGGCTGAATAAAATACATGGAAGTAAAGGAAGCACAGGGAACTCCGTCAGCAAAGAAGCTGCTGTCATAAAGGATAAAAGCTTCATTCAGGGCGCACTGGAAAGTGAAAGGGACGGATATAATGAGAACTTGACGGTGGTTACTGAATCCAGTTCAGTCTATCATGATAAAAAGATATCTGATGATCTTCAGACGGGTGAAAATTCGAAAATGGAGGCCAATGAAAATGTTCTAGAGCATGGTGAACTGCAAGAGGATTTGGACCCGAAAAAAGCAGAAAACAACACAGAAGAGGGTAAGGATGGGCCAAAAGGCACTCGGTTGCTAAAGCAAGAAAAACATCAAGAAGATAGAAATATTACCACTCATCTGATGGCAGAAAAATGGCAGACACTAAATAATACAAGCATAAGCACTGAACTTGAAAATATTCCCTTGGAGGACACACCAACAAGCACAACCATCCACATTGAGGAAGCAACATCCTCAAAGGCCAAACATCAGGAACAACCATATCTGGAAGAATCAGAGCAACAAGCCGTAGAGCTCCATCGGCCGGAAGAGAGAATAGATGCTCATAAAGATGAGGTTTCAGAACAAACAGAAACTGATAACAACGACAAAGAACTAGACAATCCTGAGATGGAGAATCTTAAAGAGACTGAATCAGAAAGTGATGCTTCCAGAGAATCCTTATCAAACTTTGAAACAGATGGAGAATTGAACTCTGACAGATCTAACGAGCCTGAGTATTAG
- the LOC113743408 gene encoding formiminotransferase cyclodeaminase-like protein produces the protein MSKLMLSCCKVYISESRNKAALEAIERAAKLFPEAPIINKFEDEIYNRVGYTLVSKLGSKPSSDPLKGAVFAMVEAAFQSIDLGAHSGSHPRLGVVDHICFHPLESTSLEQVAGTANALAADVGSNLKVPTFLYGAAHRERRSLASIRRELGYFKPDSSGNQWTGGPKSAILQLKPDQGPDFAVEAKGIIVIGATQWVDNYNVPVFCNDTAAVRRIAKRLSGRGGGLPSVQSMALTHGDGVIEVACNLLEPSKFGGDQVQLEVEKLAAEEKLNVGKGYYTDLSQEKIIESYMKVCKSLD, from the exons ATGTCAAAATTGATGTTATCTTGCTGCAAAGTTTACATATCAGAAAGCAGGAACAAGGCTGCTCTTGAGGCAATTGAGAGGGCTGCTAAGTTGTTCCCAGAAGCTCCAATTATTAATAAGTTTGAGGATGAAATTTACAATAGAGTTGGTTACACTCTTGTTTCAAAGTTGGGTTCAAAACCATCTTCTGATCCTCTGAAAGGGGCTGTCTTTGCCATGGTTGAAGCTGCTTTTCAAAGCATTGATCTTGGTGCTCATTCTGGAAGTCATCCTAGGCTTGGTGTTGTGGACCATATTTGTTTTCATCCATTGGAGAGTACTAGTTTGGAACAAGTGGCTGGGACTGCAAATGCTTTGGCAGCTGATGTTGGTTCAAATCTTAAAG TTCCTACCTTTTTGTATGGAGCAGCACATAGGGAAAGAAGATCTCTTGCTTCAATCAGGAGGGAACTGGGATATTTCAAGCCTGATTCTAGTGGAAACCAATGGACAGGTGGGCCCAAATCAGCGATTTTACAGCTAAAGCCAGATCAGGGTCCTGATTTTGCAGTTGAAGCAAAAGGTATCATTGTAATAGGAGCTACACAGTGGGTTGACAATTACAACGTCCCAGTCTTTTGTAATGACACAGCTGCTGTTCGTAGAATAGCCAAGAGGTTAAGTGGAAGAGGAGGCGGACTTCCTTCAGTGCAATCTATGGCACTAACCCATGGTGATGGTGTCATTGAGGTAGCTTGCAACTTACTAGAACCAAGTAAATTTGGTGGCGATCAAGTTCAGCTTGAAGTTGAGAAGCTTGCTGCAGAAGAGAAATTGAATGTTGGCAAAGGGTATTATACAGACCTTTCACaggaaaaaataattgaaagctACAtgaaagtgtgcaaaagtttagACTAG
- the LOC113688497 gene encoding formiminotransferase cyclodeaminase-like protein isoform X1 — MELIDSLLGKKGQDMDRNCKDKKKTVMHSMLLCCKLYISEARNAEALDSIERAAKRDPETVIVNKFEDRDYNRVCYTLVSYVVHDSTGCPIYSPLQQSVVAMAEAAYEAINLEQHLGTHPRLGVMDDILCHPLARASLDEAAWLAQKVAAEIGNRFQVPVYLYGAANPTGKALDTIRRELGYFRPNNGHHWVGWTQPQVLPEKPNEGPEVVTSARGISMIGARPWIAMYNIPVMSTDVSTARRIALMVSARGGGLPTVQTLGLVHGEDSTEIACMLLEPNQIGADRVQNHVEKLAAQEGLDVEQGYFTDIPPQMITERYRKLINADSD, encoded by the exons ATGGAGCTCATAGACAGTTTGCTTGGGAAAAAAGGGCAAGACATGGACCGCAACTGCAAG GATAAGAAGAAAACAGTGATGCACTCCATGCTGCTCTGCTGTAAACTTTATATATCTGAAGCACGAAATGCCGAAGCTCTTGATTCCATCGAACGTGCAGCTAAACGTGATCCAGAAACCGTTATCGTCAACAAATTTGAGGATCGTGATTACAATAGAGTCTGCTACACACTTGTCTCATATGTTGTCCATGATAGCACTGGCTGTCCAATTTACAGCCCCTTGCAGCAGAGTGTAGTAGCCATGGCTGAAGCTGCTTATGAAGCCATAAACCTTGAGCAGCACTTAGGGACACATCCTCGTCTTGGCGTCATGGATGACATTCTCTGCCACCCATTAGCTCGAGCTTCACTGGATGAGGCAGCTTGGCTGGCTCAAAAAGTTGCAGCTGAAATTGGAAATCGATTTCAAG TACCGGTATATCTATATGGGGCAGCAAATCCAACAGGAAAGGCTTTGGACACCATAAGGCGAGAGCTGGGCTACTTTCGTCCAAATAACGGCCACCACTGGGTTGGCTGGACACAGCCACAAGTCCTTCCAGAAAAGCCGAATGAAGGTCCAGAAGTGGTCACCAGTGCGAGGGGCATTAGCATGATAGGTGCACGGCCATGGATTGCCATGTACAACATACCAGTCATGTCCACAGATGTATCAACAGCTCGACGGATCGCACTGATGGTCAGTGCTCGAGGAGGGGGGTTGCCTACCGTGCAAACTTTAGGCCTGGTTCACGGTGAGGACTCAACTGAGATAGCATGCATGCTACTGGAGCCAAACCAGATTGGGGCAGACCGAGTCCAAAACCATGTTGAGAAGCTAGCAGCACAAGAAGGCCTAGATGTAGAGCAGGGATACTTCACTGATATCCCTCCACAGATGATTACTGAGAGATACAGAAAATTGATAAATGCTGATTCAGATTGA
- the LOC113688497 gene encoding formiminotransferase cyclodeaminase-like protein isoform X2 gives MDSISSQSSKDKKKTVMHSMLLCCKLYISEARNAEALDSIERAAKRDPETVIVNKFEDRDYNRVCYTLVSYVVHDSTGCPIYSPLQQSVVAMAEAAYEAINLEQHLGTHPRLGVMDDILCHPLARASLDEAAWLAQKVAAEIGNRFQVPVYLYGAANPTGKALDTIRRELGYFRPNNGHHWVGWTQPQVLPEKPNEGPEVVTSARGISMIGARPWIAMYNIPVMSTDVSTARRIALMVSARGGGLPTVQTLGLVHGEDSTEIACMLLEPNQIGADRVQNHVEKLAAQEGLDVEQGYFTDIPPQMITERYRKLINADSD, from the exons ATGGATTCCATTTCCAGCCAGAGTAGCAAG GATAAGAAGAAAACAGTGATGCACTCCATGCTGCTCTGCTGTAAACTTTATATATCTGAAGCACGAAATGCCGAAGCTCTTGATTCCATCGAACGTGCAGCTAAACGTGATCCAGAAACCGTTATCGTCAACAAATTTGAGGATCGTGATTACAATAGAGTCTGCTACACACTTGTCTCATATGTTGTCCATGATAGCACTGGCTGTCCAATTTACAGCCCCTTGCAGCAGAGTGTAGTAGCCATGGCTGAAGCTGCTTATGAAGCCATAAACCTTGAGCAGCACTTAGGGACACATCCTCGTCTTGGCGTCATGGATGACATTCTCTGCCACCCATTAGCTCGAGCTTCACTGGATGAGGCAGCTTGGCTGGCTCAAAAAGTTGCAGCTGAAATTGGAAATCGATTTCAAG TACCGGTATATCTATATGGGGCAGCAAATCCAACAGGAAAGGCTTTGGACACCATAAGGCGAGAGCTGGGCTACTTTCGTCCAAATAACGGCCACCACTGGGTTGGCTGGACACAGCCACAAGTCCTTCCAGAAAAGCCGAATGAAGGTCCAGAAGTGGTCACCAGTGCGAGGGGCATTAGCATGATAGGTGCACGGCCATGGATTGCCATGTACAACATACCAGTCATGTCCACAGATGTATCAACAGCTCGACGGATCGCACTGATGGTCAGTGCTCGAGGAGGGGGGTTGCCTACCGTGCAAACTTTAGGCCTGGTTCACGGTGAGGACTCAACTGAGATAGCATGCATGCTACTGGAGCCAAACCAGATTGGGGCAGACCGAGTCCAAAACCATGTTGAGAAGCTAGCAGCACAAGAAGGCCTAGATGTAGAGCAGGGATACTTCACTGATATCCCTCCACAGATGATTACTGAGAGATACAGAAAATTGATAAATGCTGATTCAGATTGA